CGGCATATGGCCAATCTCTTCCAATACCGCCAACACGTTCTGCTGTGAATCAAACTTGAGCTCGAACAGCGCGTCGTGACGGGCCACCATTTCAGCACGGTACTCGTCATTATCCCCGACAAAAATGGTGCTGCCTGGTTTTGGCGACTTTGAACAGCGTACGTGAGCCAGAATGCTTTTGTCATCTAGCACGCGCTCTACCAACACCTCTAACTTACCGCCGGACTCTTTGCGGCCGAACATACGTGCTGGAATCACGCGAGTATTATTGAAAACCACTAAATCGCCTGGTTGCACTTGCTCAAGCACATCGGTAAAGGTGCCATCAACAAGCTCCCCGGTGTTGCCGTCCATCTGAAGTAAACGGCTGGCAGTACGCTCTGGCTGAGGATAACGAGCAATAAGCTCATCGGGTAAGTCAAAGTGGAAGTCTGATACTTGCATGTTACTAATCTTTAGTCGTGATTTTATATGTCGTGATGGAAGTCGAACTGATTCTGTCACAAGCAGACGACAAGTTTTTTTGCAGCCGACTAGTATATTCCCCAACGAGGCAATAGCAAGAAAAGAGATGGGGAATATTATAATCAGATACAATTTGACTAACTTAAACCATGCGCTCTCGCCCCTTTCAAAACCCTGCGTTAAGCGGATCATGTTTTACGAGCGATTTTTGAAAATTGGCGATAAAAACCCAACCAGCTCTCAATATCAAACAGCAAAAATGACTATATTTACCTAAGAGCCTCAGTCACCTTTTAGTTAAACCAAAAGGTTAACCATCATGCTCAACACATGAGTCAGGGGCCATACACGTCAAACTAGGAGGTCGCCATGATAAAAGTAGAAGACATGATGACGCGTAACCCGCATACGCTGCTTCGCTCTCACAACCTCGCCGATGCTAAGAACATGATGGAAGCACTCGATATTCGCCATGTGCCGATCGTTGATGCTAACAAGCAACTACTCGGCGTGGTATCACAAAGAGATGTCTTAGCTGCGCAAGAGTCCAGTTTACAGAACATCCCAGAAAACCAAGCATTTACCCTCAACACACCACTCTATGAAGTGATGAAAACTGGTGTCATGACCGTCGTGCCTCAAGCAGGGCTAAAAGAGAGTGCCATCTACATGCAAAAACATAAGGTTGGCTGTTTACCTGTTGTAGACCGCGGCGAGTTGGTTGGCATCATCACCGACAGTGACTTTGTCGCTATCGCGATCAACTTACTTGAACTTGAAGAAGAGTCGGAGCCAGAAGAGATCGAATAGAAGTCGCAAGGTCTCAACTCAGACATAGCTATCAATGCCATCAACAGCAAATCAAGCAATTCCGACCTTTGTGTTTTGCTTGATACATGCATTCATCGGCGCGTTTCAACAGTCGATCCACGTCTATCGCCTCGGCGTAAGTTTCCGTGCACCCGATACTAATCGTTAGTGTGCCATCTGGGCTCTCGGGATTTGATAAAGTAAGAGCTCTCACCAGGGATAGCAACCTTTCAGCGATTTTTCGTCCTTGAACCCTATCCGTTTCGTGTAATATCAACACCAGCTCTTCTCCTCCGTAACGATACATTTTATCTTCGTATCTCAGTATTGAGCTCATCGCATTCACCACTTTTTTAAGTGCTTCATCCCCTTTTAAATGCCCCCAGTAATCATTGTATTTCTTGAAATAGTCGATATCGCACATTAATAGAACCAACGGCTTTTGATGCTGTCTGTGATGCTGAATAAAGCTGGGCAAATCTTCTTCCAACGCTCTTCGATTAAGTATCCCAGTCAACCCATCTCTTCTGGCACTCTCTTTCCAATGGTCTGACATCTCTTTTTGAGCAGTAATCGTTCTGGATTGAATGAGGTACAGGGCGCTAAAAACAACAATCACAAACAGTCCAACGATCGCCCCACGATGCACGATATCGTGATACACGTGTGTTTTACTCAATAGCTCTTGCACCATGGTCGTTCGGGTATTGTTTTGTTGATTTTCTATGCTCGAAGTACAAGAGATTGCGAAGAGCAGATGATGGGCGTATGAAGAAGGAGACAAAGGAGCACGAACGGAGCTATCCATCACGAGTTGGCTCACACGATCCAGGTGCTGGAGTGCGTCAGAAGTGCACTCGTAAGTAGATATATACGGACCAAAGTTTAGTAACGCATAGGCCATATCCAACTGATAGAGGACTTGATCTTTTGGTGTATCCTCAGTAATCAGTAACTCCAGCGCGTTGAGCATATGTGCTCTTGAGCGAAAGGAAAAAGGGCGTTCAGTTATTTTGTCTGAGCTTTCAAAAAATCGTTGTACTTGCTCCGCTTGGGGCTTTATTGCGCTGATGTAAACAAATACTCCAATCAGCAGCACACAGAAGGCCGCTGCGCCAACCAATACAGGCCCTCTCAATAATGATGATTTGGGGTTTGTAAACCAATACTTCATCAGTTTGCTTCTATTTTTGTCACCATCCAAATCCAATCGTTGAAACTTCTTAGATTGCTTGCCTTTGTCTCTTCATAGCTAGATTCAACAAGCCTTAAAGGGCCATGCTGACGAATTGTTAGCGGCTTTCCATCCTCATGAGTCACTAACAACCAATGCTTTTTAGGCCAGTTCTCTAGGCTGACTTGGTAGTCATCTAACGCCGTCAACGTCACGGAGTTCAGTTTTGTAGAGGAATATCGAGCGATAAAATCTTCTAGGTAGATGCCTTTCATCTCTACTTGTCGCCCTCTATATGGTGCGAAGATAACAATGACATCGTTCGATTCTGATCTCAGCGTTTCTATCGGAACATGCACTGTCCCTTTGTCGGTTATTACTTCAACACTCTCAATCGCAGCATAACTCACGATCGAAAAGAAGAGTGATATCCAAATGGAAAAGTGAAGTAACTTGTTCATGCCGAGTGTCACTTTGACTGAAGGGATAATAATAACAATAGCTACAATTTCCCCTCCGATAATCAACAACTGACAAGATTAACGATAATTTCTCACTAATGTGTAATTAATCACATATTCGTCAATATCAACTAGCGTTGTAAAGGCAAAAAAAAGAGCGGCCTGCGCCGCTCAAAAGCATGTCAAAGTTTATGCCTAAACAGAATACCAGTTCCCAATAGCGAGTCAGCTAAAGCCTGCATTTCTAACTGACTCACACTGGGTCAATGGCTAGGGATTAAAATTGGTCTTCTTCTGTTGAACCAGTCAATGCTGTTACAGAAGAGTTACCACCTTGAATGGTGTTGGTCATCTTATCGAAGTAACCGGTGCCCACTTCTTGTTGGTGCGCAACGAAGGTGTAGCCTTTCTCAGCCGCTTGGAACTCAGGACGCTGAACTTTCTCAACGTAGTGGCGCATACCTTCACCTTTCGCATAGTCATGCGCAAGCTCGAACATGTTGAACCACATGTTGTGGATACCTGCCAGCGTGATGAACTGGTACTTGTACCCCATATCAGAAAGCTCTTGCTGGAACTTAGCAATGGTTTCTGCATCTAGGTTTTTCTCCCAGTTAAACGATGGTGAACAGTTGTAAGCCAGCAGTTGATCTGGGTATTCCGCGTGAATCGCTTCTGCGAACTTACGCGCTTCCTCTAGACAAGGCGTTGCCGTCTCACACCAAATTAAGTCAGCGTATGGAGCGTAAGCCAGACCGCGAGAAATCGCTTGATCGATACCAGCACGTACACGGTAGAAGCCTTCTTGAGTACGCTCACCAACGATGAAGTCTTTATCGTATGGGTCGCAGTCTGAGGTTAGTAGGTCTGCGGCGTTAGCATCCGTACGAGCAATTACCAGCGTTGTCGTGCCTGCAACGTCAGCGGCTAGACGCGCAGCAACCAGTTTTTGTACTGCTTCTTGAGTTGGAACCAGTACTTTACCGCCCATGTGACCACATTTTTTCACTGACGCTAGTTGGTCTTCAAAGTGCACCCCTGCTGCGCCTGCATCGATCATCGACTTCATTAGCTCGTAAGCATTAAGTACACCACCAAAGCCTGCTTCCGCATCGGCCACGATAGGTAGGAAGTAGTCAATACCACCCTCATCTGCTGGTGATTTACCGCTGGCCCACTGAATCTGGTCAGCACGGCGGAATGAGTTGTTGATACGCTTAACAACAGAAGGAACGGAATCCACCGGGTAGAGTGATTGATCTGGGTACATGGTTGATGCGGTATTGTTATCCGCAGCCACCTGCCAACCTGACAGATAAATCGCTTCGATACCGGCTTTCGCTTGCTGGACCGCTTGACCGCCAGTCAGAGCACCTAGACAGTTGACGTAGCCTTTTTTCGCATCGCCGTTAACCAGCGACCAAAGTTTTTCTGCACCACGTTGTGCAATGGTGTTGGCCGGAACCATAGAGCCACGTAGCTCTACCACTTCTTCAGCAGTGTAAGGACGTTTTACCTGTTTCCAGCGTGGATTGGTTGCCCAATCTTTTTCTAGAGCTTCGATTTGTTGGCGGCGAGTTAAGTTAGTCATCGGTCTATCCCTCTATTGATGAGCGCTTTGTTGTTCTGCGCTTTGAATTTTTGTTGCTCACGGCAGTACATCCTGCTCTACCGATTCGCTTTCACGTTATTGTTAGGTTGTGGAGTTAATATCTATCAGTCCAGGTAGTCGTAACCTGGAATGGTTAAGAAGTTGGTCAGTTCGTCGCTAGTGGTGAGCTCAGCCATCAGTTCGGCCGCTTGTTCAAATCGACCAGATTGATAACGCGCCTCGCCCACTTCTTGCTTAACGACTTCGATCTCTTCGGCAAGGTACT
The sequence above is drawn from the Vibrio sinaloensis genome and encodes:
- a CDS encoding CBS domain-containing protein, translated to MIKVEDMMTRNPHTLLRSHNLADAKNMMEALDIRHVPIVDANKQLLGVVSQRDVLAAQESSLQNIPENQAFTLNTPLYEVMKTGVMTVVPQAGLKESAIYMQKHKVGCLPVVDRGELVGIITDSDFVAIAINLLELEEESEPEEIE
- the aceA gene encoding isocitrate lyase, with the protein product MTNLTRRQQIEALEKDWATNPRWKQVKRPYTAEEVVELRGSMVPANTIAQRGAEKLWSLVNGDAKKGYVNCLGALTGGQAVQQAKAGIEAIYLSGWQVAADNNTASTMYPDQSLYPVDSVPSVVKRINNSFRRADQIQWASGKSPADEGGIDYFLPIVADAEAGFGGVLNAYELMKSMIDAGAAGVHFEDQLASVKKCGHMGGKVLVPTQEAVQKLVAARLAADVAGTTTLVIARTDANAADLLTSDCDPYDKDFIVGERTQEGFYRVRAGIDQAISRGLAYAPYADLIWCETATPCLEEARKFAEAIHAEYPDQLLAYNCSPSFNWEKNLDAETIAKFQQELSDMGYKYQFITLAGIHNMWFNMFELAHDYAKGEGMRHYVEKVQRPEFQAAEKGYTFVAHQQEVGTGYFDKMTNTIQGGNSSVTALTGSTEEDQF
- a CDS encoding GGDEF domain-containing protein → MKYWFTNPKSSLLRGPVLVGAAAFCVLLIGVFVYISAIKPQAEQVQRFFESSDKITERPFSFRSRAHMLNALELLITEDTPKDQVLYQLDMAYALLNFGPYISTYECTSDALQHLDRVSQLVMDSSVRAPLSPSSYAHHLLFAISCTSSIENQQNNTRTTMVQELLSKTHVYHDIVHRGAIVGLFVIVVFSALYLIQSRTITAQKEMSDHWKESARRDGLTGILNRRALEEDLPSFIQHHRQHQKPLVLLMCDIDYFKKYNDYWGHLKGDEALKKVVNAMSSILRYEDKMYRYGGEELVLILHETDRVQGRKIAERLLSLVRALTLSNPESPDGTLTISIGCTETYAEAIDVDRLLKRADECMYQAKHKGRNCLICC